The following proteins are co-located in the Methanobacterium sp. Maddingley MBC34 genome:
- a CDS encoding Zn-dependent protease with chaperone function (PFAM: Peptidase family M48), producing the protein MRRFLLTLRIWLATALLFGILYAIITVICTYLGFGTPIIFALLAIVVVFAQYMLGPKMVEAVMHVHYVSPQEAPNLHAMIEELAMNAGIPKPKVGIAETSIPNAFAFGRTKGDGRVCVTRGILNLLDEEELKAVLGHEISHIRHNDMAVMTLISVVPLICYWIFISMMFDRDSDAGVIGLVALAGYLLGQLLVLFVSRVREYYADQGSVEIGGKPHKLASALYKLVYGSANLDKKAVKEVEGVKAFFVNDISDARNEISDLQQLDTNMDGVISEAELADLRNMDTNIGTGSKIMELLSTHPNMVKRIKRLAELSDT; encoded by the coding sequence TTGAGAAGATTTTTGCTAACATTACGAATATGGTTAGCTACTGCATTATTATTCGGTATACTTTACGCCATAATAACCGTGATTTGCACATACCTGGGCTTTGGAACCCCTATAATATTTGCCCTACTGGCAATTGTAGTTGTGTTCGCCCAATACATGTTAGGGCCCAAGATGGTGGAGGCGGTAATGCATGTGCATTACGTGTCACCACAGGAAGCACCCAATCTGCACGCCATGATAGAAGAATTGGCCATGAATGCCGGTATTCCCAAACCTAAAGTTGGAATCGCAGAAACCAGCATCCCCAATGCCTTTGCCTTCGGTAGAACCAAAGGCGACGGAAGAGTCTGTGTCACCAGGGGTATTCTGAACCTCCTGGATGAAGAGGAATTGAAAGCAGTCCTGGGACACGAGATCAGCCACATACGCCACAATGACATGGCGGTAATGACCCTCATCAGTGTGGTACCCCTCATCTGCTACTGGATATTCATAAGCATGATGTTTGATAGGGATAGTGATGCGGGAGTAATTGGACTCGTTGCACTAGCAGGATACCTCCTAGGACAGTTACTAGTCTTATTCGTGAGTAGAGTCCGGGAATACTATGCAGACCAGGGAAGTGTGGAGATAGGTGGCAAACCCCACAAGTTAGCCAGCGCACTTTACAAACTGGTATACGGATCAGCTAATCTGGATAAAAAGGCAGTTAAAGAAGTGGAAGGAGTTAAGGCCTTCTTTGTCAACGATATCTCCGATGCCAGGAATGAAATAAGCGACCTGCAACAGCTGGATACCAACATGGATGGAGTCATTAGTGAAGCAGAACTGGCAGACCTACGTAACATGGACACCAACATAGGCACGGGTAGTAAAATCATGGAATTACTATCCACCCATCCCAACATGGTGAAAAGGATTAAACGCTTAGCTGAGCTAAGTGATACCTGA
- a CDS encoding putative transcriptional regulator (PFAM: Peptidase S24-like), translating to MKQRIGIIIGLLVLLAVAGSAFFLLTNHNSTGITINTNGTEVSIQPSSWFPVPKAMLEEMKTKALADVEDADSSLGSIQTDMQSIASKYNFTVKVTVNSQFGENQLPMPATVRGTSMVPTLQDGQDIVVLKTSDFKVGDIVVAHHPDYNLIVKRVSQINGSQVYLTSDNHQVEVSSQTRVVNGVTQVVTVQKTPLNTWVPKTNVIGVVKVY from the coding sequence GTGAAACAGAGAATTGGAATTATCATTGGATTACTGGTGCTTTTGGCAGTAGCAGGTTCTGCATTTTTCCTGTTGACAAATCATAACAGCACTGGTATTACAATTAACACCAATGGTACTGAGGTATCTATTCAACCATCATCCTGGTTTCCGGTTCCTAAAGCCATGCTTGAGGAGATGAAGACAAAGGCTTTGGCAGATGTAGAGGATGCGGACAGTAGTTTAGGTTCTATCCAGACTGATATGCAGAGTATTGCCAGTAAATATAACTTCACTGTAAAAGTGACAGTAAATTCCCAGTTTGGGGAAAATCAGCTCCCAATGCCCGCTACAGTCAGGGGGACATCTATGGTACCCACCCTGCAGGATGGGCAGGATATTGTTGTGCTTAAAACCAGTGATTTCAAGGTGGGGGATATAGTGGTGGCCCATCATCCAGATTACAACCTTATAGTAAAAAGGGTATCCCAGATTAATGGAAGCCAGGTTTACCTTACCAGTGACAACCATCAAGTGGAGGTCAGCAGCCAGACTCGTGTTGTTAATGGAGTAACTCAGGTAGTAACCGTTCAAAAAACACCATTGAACACATGGGTTCCCAAAACCAATGTGATAGGAGTAGTCAAGGTTTATTAG
- a CDS encoding 3-dehydroquinate dehydratase (PFAM: Type I 3-dehydroquinase~TIGRFAM: 3-dehydroquinate dehydratase, type I), producing MILKTLICVPILQKDRRTVLKVASEAINAGADLVELRIDALLDTDPQSIIHLMEEINYPIIATNRMREEGGYFMGSEALRTEILVETADYADYIDIELQTEEQYRSQVIRAAKSTIISYHDFQKTPYLKELLDIVQRQKELGTIAKFAVMPQNMQDTLNVLQVINQTDNTIGIAMGELGRYTRVVAPLLGSPITYASLGGESAPGQLDVKDTQAIIDKLRDGE from the coding sequence ATGATTTTAAAAACCTTAATCTGTGTTCCAATACTCCAAAAAGACAGAAGAACTGTTTTAAAAGTTGCCAGTGAAGCTATAAATGCGGGAGCCGACCTGGTGGAGCTTCGAATAGATGCCCTTCTGGATACTGATCCTCAAAGTATCATCCACCTAATGGAGGAAATAAACTATCCAATCATTGCCACTAATCGAATGAGGGAAGAAGGAGGGTACTTCATGGGATCTGAAGCTCTTAGAACGGAAATATTAGTGGAAACTGCAGATTACGCGGATTATATTGATATAGAGCTTCAAACAGAGGAACAATACCGTTCTCAAGTTATTCGAGCAGCCAAATCAACCATAATATCCTACCATGATTTCCAAAAAACCCCTTATCTAAAGGAACTTTTGGATATAGTTCAAAGACAGAAAGAACTGGGAACCATAGCCAAGTTTGCAGTCATGCCCCAGAATATGCAGGATACTCTTAACGTGCTGCAAGTAATCAACCAGACCGATAACACCATTGGAATAGCAATGGGAGAACTGGGACGATACACCCGGGTGGTAGCACCCCTTTTAGGATCTCCCATTACTTATGCGTCGTTAGGCGGTGAATCTGCACCCGGACAGCTGGATGTTAAAGATACCCAGGCAATTATTGATAAACTGAGGGATGGCGAGTAA
- a CDS encoding succinyl-CoA synthetase, alpha subunit (PFAM: CoA binding domain; CoA-ligase~TIGRFAM: succinyl-CoA synthetase, alpha subunit) — MIFLDETTRCVVQGITGKQGSFHTKSMVEYDTNIVAGTSPGKGGQEFEGIPVYNSIAEIKEEMDVNASIIFIPAPFAKDAAFEAISQVELAVIITEHIPVHDAMEIAQYARNNDCKVIGPNTPGIITPGVGKLGIMPTHIFNQGDIGIVSRSGTLTYEVASQITQAGLGQSTCLGIGGDPVVGMDFADVLQKFEEDPGTRAMAMIGEIGGNAEEKAAEYIADNITKPVVAYIAGRTAPAGKRMGHAGAIIEGDSGTAESKIKALKAAGVEVADQPSQIADMMKEII; from the coding sequence GTGATATTTCTTGACGAAACCACTCGATGTGTTGTTCAGGGCATTACCGGTAAACAGGGCTCTTTCCACACCAAAAGTATGGTGGAGTATGATACCAACATAGTGGCTGGCACATCACCCGGTAAAGGAGGTCAGGAATTTGAGGGAATTCCTGTCTATAATTCCATTGCAGAAATTAAAGAGGAAATGGATGTTAACGCATCCATAATATTCATACCAGCTCCATTCGCCAAGGACGCTGCTTTTGAAGCCATATCCCAAGTGGAACTGGCAGTGATTATCACTGAACACATCCCAGTGCATGACGCTATGGAAATAGCTCAGTACGCACGTAATAATGATTGTAAAGTTATTGGACCCAATACTCCAGGTATTATAACACCCGGAGTTGGTAAACTCGGAATCATGCCCACCCACATCTTCAATCAGGGAGATATTGGAATTGTATCCCGTAGCGGAACCTTAACCTATGAGGTGGCCAGCCAGATCACCCAGGCTGGCCTGGGCCAGAGCACCTGTCTGGGTATTGGTGGCGACCCTGTGGTAGGGATGGACTTTGCAGATGTGCTGCAGAAGTTTGAAGAGGACCCTGGAACCAGGGCCATGGCCATGATCGGGGAGATTGGAGGTAATGCCGAGGAAAAAGCAGCAGAATATATAGCGGATAATATCACCAAACCAGTGGTGGCCTACATTGCCGGTAGAACCGCACCTGCCGGGAAGAGAATGGGACATGCAGGGGCCATAATTGAGGGAGACAGTGGTACTGCTGAAAGTAAGATCAAGGCCCTTAAAGCTGCCGGTGTGGAAGTAGCAGACCAACCATCTCAAATTGCTGATATGATGAAAGAGATAATTTAA
- a CDS encoding NADP-dependent hydroxymethylglutaryl-CoA reductase (PFAM: Hydroxymethylglutaryl-coenzyme A reductase~TIGRFAM: 3-hydroxy-3-methylglutaryl Coenzyme A reductase, hydroxymethylglutaryl-CoA reductase (NADP)) — MVFMANKEEIIEKLVKGELKLHQIDSYTDNTQEAVDVRREFAEHVSGTNLTHISQYSLDLAEAMKRNIENPIGTVQIPVGLVGPLNINGEHAQGEYYVPLATSEGALLASVNRGCSVTKAVGGATVRIIDDKMTRAPVIQTDSVSEAIKIKEWIERHFIELKEASESTTRHGRLVKIDPIIVVGRYVYPRFTYTTGDSMGMNMVTIATDKAMEILTRETGAQVLALSGNLCVDKKPSALNLIEGRGKTVTADITIPRDIVETKLKTTPESIMEVNMAKNLIGSAIAGSMGFNAQYANMIAALFLATGQDAAHIVEGSLGITTAEVKNGDLHFSVTLPDLPLATIGGGTRLETAQNCLEIMGVAGSGKVNKFAEIVAGTVLAGELSLMGALAAGHLARAHKDLGRG, encoded by the coding sequence ATGGTTTTTATGGCAAACAAAGAAGAAATTATTGAAAAACTGGTTAAGGGAGAATTGAAACTCCATCAGATTGATAGCTACACTGATAATACCCAGGAGGCAGTTGATGTGAGGAGAGAGTTTGCTGAACACGTCTCCGGCACTAATTTAACTCACATATCTCAATACTCCCTGGATCTGGCTGAGGCCATGAAAAGGAACATTGAAAACCCCATAGGAACTGTACAAATTCCAGTAGGACTGGTTGGACCACTCAATATCAATGGAGAACATGCCCAGGGAGAATACTACGTGCCACTGGCCACATCTGAAGGGGCACTGCTTGCCTCAGTTAACAGGGGATGCTCTGTTACCAAAGCAGTGGGTGGTGCCACTGTACGCATAATCGACGATAAAATGACCAGGGCCCCAGTTATACAAACAGATTCGGTCTCTGAAGCCATTAAAATAAAAGAATGGATTGAAAGACATTTTATAGAGCTTAAAGAAGCCTCAGAAAGTACTACACGCCACGGACGTCTGGTTAAAATCGATCCCATAATAGTAGTGGGCCGTTACGTTTATCCACGCTTCACTTACACCACCGGTGACAGTATGGGTATGAATATGGTTACCATAGCCACTGATAAAGCCATGGAAATTTTAACCAGGGAAACCGGAGCTCAGGTACTGGCTCTAAGTGGTAATCTCTGTGTGGATAAAAAACCATCAGCCCTGAACCTCATAGAAGGACGGGGAAAAACAGTAACTGCAGATATTACCATCCCCAGGGATATTGTGGAAACAAAGCTTAAAACCACACCTGAATCTATTATGGAAGTGAATATGGCTAAAAACCTAATTGGTTCTGCTATAGCTGGAAGTATGGGTTTCAATGCCCAGTACGCCAACATGATCGCTGCCCTATTCCTGGCCACCGGACAGGACGCAGCCCACATAGTGGAAGGAAGCCTGGGAATAACCACAGCAGAGGTTAAAAATGGTGATTTACACTTTTCAGTGACCCTCCCTGATCTTCCCCTGGCCACAATTGGAGGAGGAACTCGTTTAGAGACTGCCCAGAATTGCTTGGAAATCATGGGCGTGGCTGGATCAGGTAAAGTTAATAAATTTGCAGAAATCGTAGCAGGAACCGTACTGGCAGGTGAGCTGTCACTCATGGGTGCACTGGCCGCTGGACACCTGGCACGGGCACATAAGGATCTGGGAAGGGGATAA
- a CDS encoding TIGR00267 family protein (PFAM: VIT family~TIGRFAM: TIGR00267 family protein) yields the protein MNIREFISEYFKMSRYVALGTMDGILAVMGVTLAASGVSSASGIELSNFAVGLTGLSTGVALAMSNSYGSFIGERAEEVRNIRDLEHQMMLEEGKLDDTHIHQQAKRRIYMSMFTHGFSSFIGSFVPVLPFLLISTRTNAIICTLALCFTALMILGVYLGKVSRESLLKTSLEIVLIGILISVVCYLIGGGHG from the coding sequence ATGAACATCCGCGAATTCATAAGCGAATACTTTAAAATGAGCCGTTACGTGGCTCTGGGAACTATGGACGGAATACTGGCTGTTATGGGAGTGACACTGGCTGCCAGTGGTGTGTCGTCCGCCAGCGGGATAGAACTTTCCAACTTCGCCGTTGGCCTAACTGGACTTTCAACTGGTGTGGCTCTGGCCATGTCAAATTCATATGGATCTTTCATTGGTGAAAGGGCTGAAGAGGTTCGTAATATACGTGACCTGGAACATCAGATGATGCTGGAAGAGGGTAAGTTGGATGACACCCATATTCACCAGCAGGCCAAAAGACGTATTTACATGAGCATGTTCACCCATGGATTCAGTAGCTTCATCGGATCATTCGTACCAGTCCTGCCATTCCTGCTCATTTCCACCCGGACAAATGCCATAATATGCACACTGGCACTTTGTTTCACTGCACTGATGATACTGGGTGTGTATCTGGGGAAAGTATCCCGTGAAAGTTTACTTAAAACCAGCCTTGAAATCGTGCTCATTGGAATTTTAATCAGTGTGGTTTGTTACCTCATTGGAGGAGGGCATGGTTAA